The segment TCTCCGCTTCCTGCCGGGCCAGAACACCCGCCTGATATTCTCCTTCGGCGTGGCCGACATCGCCAACGACGTTCCCACACAGACGTCCTTCGACAACGCCGAGGCGATCCTGTCCGAGGCCAAGGGCATAGGCCCCACCCTGTTCATCGGCCCCACGCCCGTGGGCGACCAGGACAGGACAGAGCGCATCACGCGGCTCTCAATGGGATTCGAGTCCCTGTGCGACCGGCTCGGCGTGCCCTGCGTCCCGGTAATCCAATCTCTCAAGGACTCAGCGCCCTACGCGTCCGCGCTGGCGGCCTACGACAACGTCCATCCCGCGGCCGGGGGCTACGAAACCCTTGCCGAGCTTCTTCTCAAATCCGACACGGTGCGTAATTTCTTCGATCTGGAGAACGACAATGACTGATCTGAAATCCTTTGCCAGCGACAACAACGCGGGCGCCCACCCGGCCGTAATGGAGGCCGTTGTCCGGGCCAACACCGGATTCCGCAAATCCTACGGCGACGACGAACTGTCCATCCACACCGACGAGGTGTTCAAGGAATTCTTCGGCTCCCAGGCGCGCATCCACTACGTGACCACCGGCACAGCGGCCAACGTGCTCGGCCTGCGCTCCGTCACTCATACCTACAACTCCGTGCTCTGTGCCGCCCAGGCCCACATCAACAACGACGAATGCGGAGCGCCCGAGGCGTTCGGCGGCATCAAGCTGGTGCCCATTCCGTCCAAGGACGGCAAGCTCACGCCGGGTATGGTCGCCCCCTATCTCGGCCACATCGGCTTCGTCCACGCATCGCAGCCCAAGGTCATTTCCATCACCCAGCCCACGGAACTCGGCAAGCTCTACACCTTGAAGGAGATCGAGGACCTGGTGGAGTTCGCCCATGACCGCGACCTGCTCGTGCACATGGACGGGGCGCGCCTTGCCAACGCCTGCGCCGCGCTCGACTGCTCCTTCTTCGACATGACCACCGCGCTCGACGTGGACTTCATTTCCTTCGGCGGCACCAAGAACGGCTGCCTCATGGGCGAGGCCGTGCTGTTCCTCAACCCGGACATAGGCGAAGGGTTCCCCTACCTGCGCAAACAGGCCATGCAGCTGGTCTCCAAGATGCGTTTCGTCTCGGCCCAGCTCGAAGCCTACCTGGCCGACGACCTGTGGCTCAAGAACGCCACGCACGCCAACGCCATGGCCAAACGGCTGGCCGACAAGGCGGGAGCCATCGAAGGCGTGGACATCAAGGGAACCGTGGACTGCAACTCCCTGTTCGCGCACATCCCGCCACGGGCCACGGAAATCCTGCTGGAAAAGTATTACTTCTATGTCTGGGACGAGCACGACCACACCGTTCGCTGGATGACCTCCTGGGCCACCACCGAGGAAATGGTCGACGAATTCGTGGCAGACCTGCGCAAAGCCGTGGAGGCCGCCAAGTGACCAGGGAGCTGAAACGAATCTGCGTCTACCTGGGGTCCAACCCCGGCAACAACCCGGCATATGTGGCCGCCGCCGTGGCCCTCGGCCGCGAACTGGCCGCCCGCCACATCGGACTGGTCTACGGGGGGTCCTCCACCGGTCTCATGGGCCGGTTGGCCGACACCTGCCTGGCCGAGGGCGGGGAGGTCATCGGCGTCATCCCCAAGCGTCTGGTGGAAAAGGAAATCGCCCATAAGGGGCTGTCCGAGTCCCATGTGGTCAATTCCATGCACGAGCGCAAACAGCTCATGGCCGACTTCTCCGACGCCTTCATCGCCCTGCCCGGCGGCATCGGCACCCTTGAGGAGTTCTTCGAGGTCCTGACCTGGAACCAGCTCGGCTACCACGCCAAGCCGTGCGGCCTGCTCGACGTGTCCGGGTACTACGCCTGCCTGACCGACCATCTCAACCGCATGGTCGACGAAGGGTTCCTCATGGCCGACCACCGCCGCATGGTCCTTACCAGCCCGGACCCGGGCGAGCTTATCGATCGCTTTGCGAATTACGTCCCGCCGCAGGTGGATAAATGGATTGAGATAAAGAAGGGGTTGTAGCCTGCGGCAGGTAGAGTAAAAAAACTACCCGTAAGTTGCTTGAAACAACTCCCTTTCTTCTCTGCTTGCAGGACGAACAGGAATCACCCGAACGGTTTCATCGGGGCGCATAGTCGTGACCATGAATACCACGTTGTTTTGGTCATCGTAGCAAAGATGGTTGTGCCTAACTTCATCACCGTACTCGTTATTTGCGACAACTTTTTTTCTGGTCATCATTGGTGATAACGAGAAAGGTTGTATGATTCTGTTCAAAAAATCGACTCCGCTTTCTAGAGCGTATCCATGCTTTTTACGGTTTATTTCGTCCTTGTCCGGGTCGTAGTCTATCTTTGTACTTCCAAAAACAATGCGGAAGTCCTCGTCTTCAATTCCAAGTATGTCGACGATGTTCATGGTCACCTCTTTTGTTACAGACTCGGTTCTCCAGAGCAGTAGCCGCAAGCCAAACAGTGCTCCTCAGCTTCTTTTAGGCTCAAAGCGAAATCTCGAACTGCACCAAAACCTACGTCAAAGAGATTTGGAGAGTCGTGGCTTAACTCATTGATTAGGTTGTCGACTCCAAAAACTCTCATGACCAATTGCTCTGCCCGTGCCTTTTCCAAGGCTGGATGTCCATTTTGTGAAGACATCAACGCTCCTGCCAACACTTGTTTAAGTTTAGTCGGGTTGTTCAGACCATTCTCTGCGCAGGCTTTCTTGGCAGCTCTGTAATAGGCGTTGCTTTCAGATGGCTTTGAAAAATCGAGCAAATCTTTAATGGTGTATCGATTGTCGACCTTATAAGGGAGATACATCTGGAATCGGACGATCATCCTTTTCATAAAGGATTCAGTGACTATTCGTAAAAGACTTCCAAGAGTAAGATATCTTTCCTCTGTCAATGCAGTCTGAATGTGATCCCAATTCCCATTGAGTGTTGTAAGTGTTGGGCCAGTCTCAGGAGTCCACGAACCATACTTAGTTGCTTTCCAGGACTTCTTCAGGCCGAGCGCATCGGCTTTGTTGAGTAGAATCTTTCCCCATCGTTCATCGTGGGTAGTCACCAATAGTTGATAGTCTTGGAACTGATGCACAAGCAACTCCGCAATCCTGTCTTGATGATCACGGTCAATGCTGGAGACGACATCGTCTAGGACCAGAAGCGTCCCTTTGGGATTGAATTCTTGGACAGCGGCAAGATAGACAGCCAGTCCAAGGGAATCCAAATGGCCCTCGCTTAAGAAAAGTTCGGGGTTGGCGTCAACGACACCAAGAAAGTCAACTCCTAGTCTAAGGAGCCATGCCCTCCCCTGTTGGGGAGTGATGAATATGTCTTTACACTCTGGAGCTTCCCCACAACCTTCGTGCAGAAAATTATATATTTTTAAAACCCTACCCTTAAACCGCTGTAGGCTGTCTGCTAATGATTTTGAGTAGGCTTTATTATAGGTCTTTTTGATTCTGTCGGCCAAGCTCGCAAATCTTATCGCTGCAGCAACTTCCTCTTCAAGGGACTCGATAGCTTTTGCATGCTTATTAAGCATTGTGAGAGACACATGTAGCCCAACAATATCTCTGTCTAATCTCTTCTCTAAGATATCCTTTTCATTCTGTAATTTCTCTTGAAGTTTTTCGGCGATGCTCCTGTTAAGCTGGCACCCATCTGCAAACTGGGTGAATGCTTCATTGTTATCTCCGATGAATTGTTCAACGCCTTCCAGAACAATGTGCTTTAGCCAAGCGTATGTTGCACTCCATAGTTCTTTTTCTCCGTCAGAACTGAAGTGTTCAGCACAGCTTTCGAGGACTTCGAGGTAGTTGTCTCTTGCTTTCGCGAGCGCATCGGTGAATCTAGCCAGCATCATCCTTTTTCGACTTTGCGCTGACCTGAGGTTGGCAAGACTTTCTTCCCGTTGACGTAAATCATCAAGCAATTCAACCGGAGAAACCCCGTTACCACATAACGGGCAGAGATTTTCATTTGGGTGTTTCTCAAAAAAGCTTATTCCTTCGTTAATAATTGCCCATTTTTCTCCATCTACCGAATTTTTAAGAGCCTGTTCTACATCCGAGTATGCCTCTTCCAATAGAATTAATTCTTCTTCGTAGTTCGGAGGGAAGGTTGGGCTGAGGCTTGCAAGTCCTAAACAGACTTTATCCAAAAGAACCTGGTCGGCTCCTCCAATTTTTGGGGAGAGAAGTTCTATTGCCGTCGGAATGTCATCGACTGAGTTGATTGCAGGCAGGTCTATTCTTACAGCTAATACAGATGCCGCTTGAATGCCTTGTATGAGTGATTTTGGCACATCGCCATCAGGCAGGGAGCATTGCTCCAACTTCCCTTGCAATAGCTGCTGAACTCTATCTAATTCGAGTTTGGCTTCATTGTGAGCCTCATTGAACGCCTCTTTCTGGCGTTCTAAATTATCCATGCCCAACAGTGCCATAAACGCTTTAAATCTATCGCCCGGACGAGCTTGAATGAAAGCGAGCAAACGATTCCGCCTGAGAATAAAACTCTCAACAGAGGGATAGCCAGCAAAGCCTCCTTGCCCTGGTGGTGTCCAAATCGGTGCCCCCCCCTTGGGGATGTCTACAACAGATGGGTCTCCTGAGCGTGGCCAAATAGAAATTTTGGGGTCGTTAGTCGCATATACGTTTGGTAAAGAGGATGCGTCTTCTAAATGAGAAACAGCTCCTTGGAAAAAAAGCTCAATGCCGTCGGCTATGGATGATTTCCCCTTTCCATTGCCGCCGACGATGAGGACATTGTTCCCGTCAAATTGAACGGTACAAGTGTTAGCTCCGAGTCCGCGGAACCCTTGGAATTGGATGGCCTTGATTTTGGAGAAGATCATCCTTCACCCTCCAGACCTTCTTCATAGTCACACAGAATATTAAGAATTTTATGAGGGTCGGGGTATTTTTCATTGAGGTAAGCAGTGAGCTTGTCCCTGACTTGATCACAAATAGCTTGCTCTTTCTTTAGCCCGCCATCGAAATTGCTTGCCAGCTCATTCATCAGATAGCTTTTTAAACCAGCTGCTTCAGCCTTCTCCTCGGGGGAGAGTTCCTTGACATCATCTCCTTGCATGTTTCAACTCCCGAATGTTTGTGAATTCAATGGTGCATTTTGGTCTATACATGTTTTATGAATTGCATACACTAAAGTTGATTTTACTCAATAAAGTCAACGATTATCTTTGCTAGCTGCTTTTTGAAATTAGCTCGTTATAAATTTATTGTTGAGCTGGTCAAGTTCTGCCTATAGACGATTCCGGCTCTGGGTTTGGGGAATACCCATCAGGCACCCCAGGATATCCCCTTGCACTCAAATGTATATCAAGCGCGTATATCAAAGCCTTATGGAGTGAACTTGGCTGTCGCCGTAGATGTTCAATAAGACGCTGATATTATGTATAGTTTTGCAGTGGGCGAACGAAGGCCATGTGCTCCTTGAGCATTTGACCTGGAACCAGCTCGGCTACCACGCCAAGCCGTGCGGCCTGCTCGACGTGTCCGGGTACTACGCCTGCCTGACCGACCATCTCAACCGCATGGTCGACGAAGGGTTCCTCATGGCCGACCACCGCCGCATGGTCCTTACCAGCCCGGACCCGGGCGAACTTATCGATCGCTTTGCGAATTACGTCCCGCCACAGGTGGATAAATGGATTGAACTGAAAAAGGGCCTCTAGAAGAGGCCCTTTTTTGTTCATTAGGTCGGGAGCCTTCCGCCCCCCGGATTCCCGGCACCCGTTATTGCAAGTGCCCGGGGTTGTGGAGTTGGCGCTGGTCCGCCGGAGGCGGGCTCCATTGGTAGGTCCAGGTCTCGGACAAGGCCCGCCCGCCGGATTTGAGGACCAGCCGCAGATTGATCGGGCGCTCGCTCTCGTCAGGCGGGACGAGATCGAAACGGACACGGTATCCGTTGGCGGAATGCAGCGGCAGGACCGAGGTCAGCTCGATCTCACCGGCCGAAGTCTCGATGGCGGCGGTGACCTTTTCGCCTTTGGCCAACCCGGTAAGCGGACCGCCGGAAAAATCCACCACGAATCGCTTGCTGTAGTGCGTGCGCCGTTTGCCCACTTCGCCGCCGAGTCCGGTGAACGTGTCCGCGACATGGGCCAGTTCTTCGGGGCCGGGCAAAGCCGTACCCCAGAGCAGATCATAGCTGAAGAGCAATTCCTGGCCCGGCTCCACTGGTTTTTCCGGATTCCAGAAGGCCACGATATTGTCGAAAGTCTCGTCCAGGGCAGGAATCTCCACCAACTGCACCGTCCCTTTGCCCCAGCCGCCTCGCGGGACGACCCACAGGCCGGGCCGCTTGTCGTAGTATACGCCGTCGTCCTGATAATGATCGAAATCCTGGTCGCGCTGGAGCAGGCCGAAGCCCTTGGGATTCTCGTCCATGTATGCGTTGAAGCGGAGGTTGCGCGGATTGTTCAGAGGCCGCCAGATCCATTCCCCCGTCCCGGTGTGCATGGCCAACCCGTCCGAATCGTGAATCTCGGGCCGCCAGTCGTAGCCGGTGCGCCTGTCGTTCTCTCCGACCATGAACATGCTGGTCAACGGAGCGATGCCGAGACGTTCAACCGCAGTGCGCGGATAGAGCGCCGTGTCCACGCGCATGGACAGCGTGTCGCCGGGGGTTATGTCGAAGCGGTAGGCCCCGGTGATGCTGGGTGAATCGAGCAGCGCATAGACCGTGGCGGTATGGCTGCCCGGCTCCGGGCGCTGGAGCCAAAAGGCGGTGAAGGTCGGAAACTCCTCGGGCCTGGGCAAGGCGGTGTCCACCGCCAGACCGCGCGCGGACAGGCCGTACTGCATTTCCTTACCCACGGCGCGGAAATAGCTCGCCCCGAGAAACGCGACAACATCGCGCTCCCAATCGGGACTGAATTGCATACGGAAGCCCGCGAACCCCATGTCCTTGGGCAGCTTGTCCGGGTCGATGCCGGACTTGCCGTAGTCGAACAGCCCGGCATCGTAGCCGACCATTTTCACCTTGCCGCCGTTCAATTCATAGATGGCCACAGGCCGCTTGAAATACAGGCCGAGGTGAAAAAGCGTGGCCTGGAATTTCGAATCCCGGTCGCGCCACAGGGCATGATCCTTGTTGAAGCGGATGGCCTGGTATTGATCCCAGGTCATGTTCCCGACAGCCTCGGGAACCTCGCCGTCATGGTCGGCGTACGGCTGCTGGGCCAGGGCGCGGGCCATGCCCTTGAGCGCGGCGTAGTCGAAGGAAGCGGCGGGAGGCGAATCGGCAAAGGCGCAGCCCGAAAAGACGGGCAGCAGCAGGCCCGCTGCGACGAACAGCAAAACGGCCAGGGACCGAATGCGGCGCGGGGCGGGCGTCGTGGTAGATGAAATGGCCATGGGGCTATCTCCTTGTATTGAGACTGGTGCGAACCACCCGGGCACCCGAATTGTTCCGGGGGAATGGCAAAAGATAAAATGTAGGGGGAATCGATGGTCGAAGCATAGCTCAGGCATCCTGACAGTTCCTCGGTGGACGGCAACGGTTTCCCCTTCTATGGGAATGCCGGAGAACCTGCAAGCAAGTCCAATGGGACCGAGGCCGCAAGGCGTTTTTAAGCCTAAATCGGCCGAGACACGATCATTTGCACATACCGGCCCCTTCGAGCACCTTGAGCCAGACGCCGGGGCCGAAACCCAGAACAACGCTGTCGCCCGCCACCAGAATGGGGGTGCCGGGGAGATGGGCCGCTTTGGAGAGTTCGGCGCTTTCCAGCACGTGGACCTCATGGTCCTTTTGAAGCCGCAAATACAACGCATCGAGCGTCGTGCCGTCGAGCAGTTCGGGAAAGGCCTCGGTGAACTGGGCCAGCACGATCATGCGCGCCTCCATGAGGTCTTCCGCCTTGGGCTGCCGAAGGTCCTCGTAGGCGAAATCGACCAATTTGCGCAGACGCTTCGTGCCTGCCGCGTCCTCCATGATCCAGGCGGCCATGTCGGAGCCGATA is part of the Desulfovibrio sp. Fe33 genome and harbors:
- a CDS encoding GDSL-type esterase/lipase family protein; the protein is MITFFIGDSLTLGCGDATGLGWPGRIATALMRGGQDLTWYNLGVRANTTIKILNRWRDEFALRFLPGQNTRLIFSFGVADIANDVPTQTSFDNAEAILSEAKGIGPTLFIGPTPVGDQDRTERITRLSMGFESLCDRLGVPCVPVIQSLKDSAPYASALAAYDNVHPAAGGYETLAELLLKSDTVRNFFDLENDND
- a CDS encoding threonine aldolase family protein, which translates into the protein MTDLKSFASDNNAGAHPAVMEAVVRANTGFRKSYGDDELSIHTDEVFKEFFGSQARIHYVTTGTAANVLGLRSVTHTYNSVLCAAQAHINNDECGAPEAFGGIKLVPIPSKDGKLTPGMVAPYLGHIGFVHASQPKVISITQPTELGKLYTLKEIEDLVEFAHDRDLLVHMDGARLANACAALDCSFFDMTTALDVDFISFGGTKNGCLMGEAVLFLNPDIGEGFPYLRKQAMQLVSKMRFVSAQLEAYLADDLWLKNATHANAMAKRLADKAGAIEGVDIKGTVDCNSLFAHIPPRATEILLEKYYFYVWDEHDHTVRWMTSWATTEEMVDEFVADLRKAVEAAK
- a CDS encoding TIGR00730 family Rossman fold protein — protein: MTRELKRICVYLGSNPGNNPAYVAAAVALGRELAARHIGLVYGGSSTGLMGRLADTCLAEGGEVIGVIPKRLVEKEIAHKGLSESHVVNSMHERKQLMADFSDAFIALPGGIGTLEEFFEVLTWNQLGYHAKPCGLLDVSGYYACLTDHLNRMVDEGFLMADHRRMVLTSPDPGELIDRFANYVPPQVDKWIEIKKGL
- a CDS encoding AAA family ATPase translates to MIFSKIKAIQFQGFRGLGANTCTVQFDGNNVLIVGGNGKGKSSIADGIELFFQGAVSHLEDASSLPNVYATNDPKISIWPRSGDPSVVDIPKGGAPIWTPPGQGGFAGYPSVESFILRRNRLLAFIQARPGDRFKAFMALLGMDNLERQKEAFNEAHNEAKLELDRVQQLLQGKLEQCSLPDGDVPKSLIQGIQAASVLAVRIDLPAINSVDDIPTAIELLSPKIGGADQVLLDKVCLGLASLSPTFPPNYEEELILLEEAYSDVEQALKNSVDGEKWAIINEGISFFEKHPNENLCPLCGNGVSPVELLDDLRQREESLANLRSAQSRKRMMLARFTDALAKARDNYLEVLESCAEHFSSDGEKELWSATYAWLKHIVLEGVEQFIGDNNEAFTQFADGCQLNRSIAEKLQEKLQNEKDILEKRLDRDIVGLHVSLTMLNKHAKAIESLEEEVAAAIRFASLADRIKKTYNKAYSKSLADSLQRFKGRVLKIYNFLHEGCGEAPECKDIFITPQQGRAWLLRLGVDFLGVVDANPELFLSEGHLDSLGLAVYLAAVQEFNPKGTLLVLDDVVSSIDRDHQDRIAELLVHQFQDYQLLVTTHDERWGKILLNKADALGLKKSWKATKYGSWTPETGPTLTTLNGNWDHIQTALTEERYLTLGSLLRIVTESFMKRMIVRFQMYLPYKVDNRYTIKDLLDFSKPSESNAYYRAAKKACAENGLNNPTKLKQVLAGALMSSQNGHPALEKARAEQLVMRVFGVDNLINELSHDSPNLFDVGFGAVRDFALSLKEAEEHCLACGYCSGEPSL
- a CDS encoding LOG family protein; amino-acid sequence: MFNKTLILCIVLQWANEGHVLLEHLTWNQLGYHAKPCGLLDVSGYYACLTDHLNRMVDEGFLMADHRRMVLTSPDPGELIDRFANYVPPQVDKWIELKKGL
- a CDS encoding glucan biosynthesis protein — its product is MAISSTTTPAPRRIRSLAVLLFVAAGLLLPVFSGCAFADSPPAASFDYAALKGMARALAQQPYADHDGEVPEAVGNMTWDQYQAIRFNKDHALWRDRDSKFQATLFHLGLYFKRPVAIYELNGGKVKMVGYDAGLFDYGKSGIDPDKLPKDMGFAGFRMQFSPDWERDVVAFLGASYFRAVGKEMQYGLSARGLAVDTALPRPEEFPTFTAFWLQRPEPGSHTATVYALLDSPSITGAYRFDITPGDTLSMRVDTALYPRTAVERLGIAPLTSMFMVGENDRRTGYDWRPEIHDSDGLAMHTGTGEWIWRPLNNPRNLRFNAYMDENPKGFGLLQRDQDFDHYQDDGVYYDKRPGLWVVPRGGWGKGTVQLVEIPALDETFDNIVAFWNPEKPVEPGQELLFSYDLLWGTALPGPEELAHVADTFTGLGGEVGKRRTHYSKRFVVDFSGGPLTGLAKGEKVTAAIETSAGEIELTSVLPLHSANGYRVRFDLVPPDESERPINLRLVLKSGGRALSETWTYQWSPPPADQRQLHNPGHLQ
- a CDS encoding DsbA family protein, producing the protein MRTKLTLLPLLIVALGLFAGCQRVGDLPPDKYNPAAHAESESRDRARDHKKAGAPNGCSPEFRALFDHAVVEMRGQGELDVVVVTDPLCWHCRLAHKLLGEYPKLYGKLRLSFFPRRSFIGSDMAAWIMEDAAGTKRLRKLVDFAYEDLRQPKAEDLMEARMIVLAQFTEAFPELLDGTTLDALYLRLQKDHEVHVLESAELSKAAHLPGTPILVAGDSVVLGFGPGVWLKVLEGAGMCK